ATAATTTTGTACGTTTACCCATTGGCTGTGGCGCTACACTATTTAACGCACGGCATATGCGTTCGCATGAAAGAATCTCTGTGAGCctctttgcttttgcttttgattaCTTGTGCTCATGGAGATTTTAGTCACTGTTCGACAATaggaaaatattaataataggAACGCTTATCTATTAGATTTGCAAAAGTATGGCACTTTTCTATAGCCAAGCCAAGGTCTgggaaaatattgaaaagatTTGATCGATTTCTGGACTCAAAATTAGTAtacaaaattgatatatttcAAACCgattatacattttttccaCTTATCGATCTTACCTTCTGATTGTAGGGCTCTACGAAGTCGCCCTAATCTGTGTTCAATATTGTCTTAGATTTTCTTACTCACGtctttgcatttttttctttattaattttggtGCAATTTTCCGCCCCTTTCGCTTGCTTTCTTTGGGACTTTTGCTGCTATTGCCACCACTTGCCCCTTGGTCCCAACCAACTGACGCCATTGTGGTTcgcctttgctgttgttgttgttgttgttgttgttgttgttgttgttgttgttgttgttgttgttgttgttgttgttgttgttgtttattacTGTTGCTGCCTGCAGCTTATCGTAATTCATTTGGCGTTTTTCCTttcttatttgatttttccTTTGCATATCTGTGGGGCCTGCATTAATTTCTATATTGAATCCTTTCATAGACTGTGCGGAGTTGCCATCTGCTGGCCGAAGCTTCGCTTGAGAAGATACATTAAAAGAAATTACCCGGCGTCGCTGGGGTCAAATGAATAATGTTGAAATTGCATGTGGTATCGCAATTGTTTGCCATGCGTTCTTaccaaaattgtataaaaatatgttgtctTCCCTTTTCTTGGACTCTTAAGCCCGAAACTTTATGTTAGCTGTGTCTCTGCTGGAAGCACCGCCCTACTTGAGAGACACCTTGAAGTCTGCTGAAGAATATCTATGACAGCactttatttgaaaaaacaaacaaatcaacaaaaatcttaattattactaaaacattttgttaaaaatgttgattttGAACTGGCAACTTGCAGCTGGTTAGTTCGAAGCTTTGTCTGCATTGTTCTTCCGTCTGATTTTTGATCCAATGGGAAGCTTTAACAAACATGCCAGCGTCGTAGCTCTTCGTCACCAAACTgtcatatttgatatatttgatatatctACCTCTAAATCTACAAGTattaattcattttgttttctgcgATGTCAGGTTGGATTAGGAGGGGGGGTGAGGCGGTGGTAGAGGAAGAAGTCATTGCAACTTGAAGCCGGCTGCATTGCGTGCTGGCTTTTTagctttgttttctttaagtGTTTTCCGCTGCTGGTTCCTCTAAAATTGTCAGTTAAGCAACATACGAATTACTCGCACAATACAAAAACGAGCTTCCCAGAAACAAATTGCaacttaaaaaacaaacaaacaaaaaaatgctgAAAAGTAATTATATGCCACGCATATTGAATCTTTCTATCGTGCCCTTTTCTTCAAATCCCCAGCCATAGCATATATTGAACAAATCACAGATCCGTAGGCtacagaaagaaagaaagaagtGCTCCGGAAGTTGACTTTAAACGGagtgaaaaactgaaaagaaaaaccaaaaagaaaacaatgctCGACAAACAAACGGCAAGAGGCGGTCAAAGTGGcgagaaaataaattaaatacatgaaaattacaacagcagcaacaaataaataaataaaattaaataaattaaacaaattgagtAAAATGAGAAAGCAATGCCATGAAGATGCAGAAGCAACAAGACAAATGTGACAAAGATAAAATGCTCTCACAGGAACAAGCcaaatatataatgtatatgaatataatctgtaactatataataataaatagtatatatgcatatacgaaatacatatacatatacgaaaAACTTTCACATGCTCTGAAAGAGTATCACAAATAAATATCGCATTCATTGCATCATCGCAAGAGTATAATATTCTGTGTGGAGCCCATGTCAAACTCGGCATGACAAACCATATCGGAGCAGAGCTCACGCCTTTTTAATTGTGATACAAATAGTGTTATGATGGGCCAAGTTTGGATACCTAAAACCCAGTTGTCCATGTTGGCTTCGGCTGCGTTTACCACATTGGGCATTCGGAAGTGGGCATTTTATACTTAGTATTTTAtgctattattgttattattttagtgCTGTCGCCGCTGCGGCGGCGGTCTTAAACAAACAGAAAGTTGCACGTTTGTACAGTAATGGGGCAAGCGGCGAGGGGAAGGCACGTAAGACTTCTGTGGGCATGCCAAAGGTAGCTTGGGGCCACCTTTCTACGCAACCACATCCGGCATTTGTGTGAGTGCAAGATTTACGCTCCCACACACGAAAatgcttcaaaaaaaaaaataaaaaaaaaatagtagcAGCCTTTGACTCTGACTAGGGCCGAGGCTGAGAGAGCGCGAGAAAGTTCAGTGGGTCAACTTGgtagctgtggctgtggctgtgggcTCGGCCCGGCtccagctccggctccggctccagctccagctccggctGTCCTGTGCTTGCGTTGATGTTCATCTGTCAAAAGCTGAAAAGGTTCCAGCTCAAGTAGCTGAAAATAATAACGAAACTTGCAACATTCACTTGCCACTTACCGCTGCGTGGGCTGCAcataatttgtattaaaatacCATTGGCTACATAGACCTTTTCTTGGGTCTCCAACTCTTCTCATCTGTGTTCACCTGTCATAGTCATCCAGCGACGATTGCTCTACTCACGTGTTTTTCATTTGACTTTTTCTGCGATTTGCGTACCACGAATCAATGCCGTCGTCCTCCATGAccatttttttgtattcctGCCGCAAGACACACATGTCTGCATTTTTTCTACTGGGGTAGCTTTCACCTTTCCTCACCCAATTTCTGTTGTTACTATTAAAATTTGCATGTCGTCGAATTTGACGTACGCCTGTCAGGTCCTGGAAATtactttttctttaatttttttttcatatggCTCTTAGTTGAATTAGTCGGtcctaataataatacaacaCATTTTTATGCGCCTTGCTTGCATAACATTTACGTATCAGTTCTTTTCAGAACTTTTCCTTTTTGGCTgcgttttttttaaatatttttttgtgttggcACCTTGGCGAAAGAGAGTTCGAGGGTCACGCTGGCTGCCCACCGGAGCAGGGTACATTGAACAGGGCAGGGCGGCGAGCGTTGAGGGAGCAACTGTGACTTGGTCTTAAGACCATCAATCATCAGTCACATTCTgagcagcgctgccagcgtTGCGCACTCAACGTAACAttcaaatcaatcaaaatgaCGACGAGCCAGCGACGACGACTTCTAACTGCTAAAACGAATTGGCAGCCCAACCAGCCGATGGGACTGCCCATTCCACGTatgcaaagcaaaaacaacagaaaaacatagaaaaaaaaaaaaaaaacaaaacgtataaataatttttcatcgaaTATGTGAAAATAGCAAAAATGTGGTGCATGCTGATGAAGTTGTTCGGGCTCAAGCTTCCCCCTCTGCAGCTCTCCGCCCAGCTGTTGTATGATGAATAATGTGCAGGATCGCTGCCGCTCGCAGGGGGTGGGCAGTGGGGAATGGGGCTGGTGGAATAATGTTCATATGGCGTGCCAGCAGGCACGAACAATTCCGCACTGACCCACATGGCTGAAACTCCACTAAATGATCAATAATAAATTTCGGAATCTCGTTTAATTGGTTTATATAGAGAGCATAACAAACATATGGAATATGCAGAACAAGCGCAAATTTAATGGGTCTGTCTTGGCTAattgttttcatacaaattaggCACATTTTCTAAGACCTCAAACTGTTCCCTATGGAAAGCCAATCAGGGGTATCAAGTTACTTTTGACCTTACAATCCTATACGTTTATCCTTATTCTTACACCTACTTTCTGGACAGAAAGCTTTCATATGATATCTTTTACCTCTTTTTCCTTCCAATGAATTTACTTTAGATCTAGATTTTTGCCTCAATAATAcggatttttttgttttccaccCCTGCTGATGTCTTGACATCTACATCTTTCtgttaatcaatcaatcagcagTAGCCCATGCGATTCtccaaatattatttacaaattgcACTTTCAATTGAATGCAGCAGGCCTTGGATTTCGATTATAGCAGGCCATGGAATTCGAAAAGTTTTCCTTTTGAGTAGACCCAGACACATTTTCAGTTCGTCGGCTACACTTAGTATGAATCGTAACTCCGCATTTCAacgtatataaaatatttattagttttttgtgtttgtgtttgtgtttttttttttttgttttctttcgaAATTTGATGTgcatactttttattcattGATCGTGTTAAGTTGAGCTACAAAATTTCACTTAGTTTCAAGATGATATCGGTCATGAAATTTCTGCAGTCCTGGGTGCAACCAATGCGTCTCACTTACAAGGCCGCGACCCGTGTCTCCGTGCGTCGGTACAGTGATCGCGAAGATGATGCACCGTCCAGAAAGCCAAAGACCTCGGCATCAGCACAGCTGGCCCAGGCCATGGAGTGTGACACCAAGCTGGAGTCGCCGGAACCAGTGCAGCGCATGGTCGAACTGGAGAATGTGCGCTCGAGGATCAACGAGTTGGATCAACGTAAGCTGCGCCACAAAGAATATGTACAGATGCTGAAGCAGCTGATCATCAAGCCGACGAACTATGCCCTCGAGCCGAAGTTGCCCTTCAAGCAGCCAATGCCAGCCAATAACATGCGCCAGTCACTCCGCAATTGCTCCAGCATGGAGGAGGTACTGCAGCTGACAAACAATCCCGAGCAGCTGGCCAGCGAgcttgtccgtctgtcctgGGAGCTGGCCACCGAGAAGCGCAAGAAcgatgtcgttttggaaagctATCTGGAATTGAAGCAGGAAATGCTAAACACCAAGACCAAGGCCAACTAGGGGTTGTGCCCGCCCGGGGTATTATATACTGATCCATACTAGAGCCAATCTATATATTAACCCAGTCGCACTTGACAGGTGTAAGTTGGCGAATTTGACGGGCTGGCGACTTGTAACATATTCCCATTCCCGGCGATTATCTGTTcaaatgttatatattatattatttatttggaaAATATGTGAGTTATATGGAAATTAGAATTGAGATTGTTTTCTTTGCCAAGTGGGAATAGAGCGCGAAATTGGAATGCGGCTCTTAATACTTCTTCTATAGCTGCAGGTTTCCGGGAAAGGCCTCGAATAGTTGAaatttctattatttattttcactcGGCCTTGCCAATCAGCGCATATTCAATTCTAGACCAATCTGTGAGTAGCCTCCAGCTGGACTTTACTTGTAACAGGATGTCATCAATAAGGCATAAGATCAGCACAATAACAAGCTCTACTGCATTCTCATCATTATCACGATCATCATGATCATTATTATGATAGAGCGCCgtgtgcgtttttttttttattttattttttattctgtgtaagcaataaaatttagttttattaaagaaaaacgaaaCAGATTCAAAAGAATTTTTCGCGAGTTGTTTCGGTGTCGGCGACAACGAcgacataaatttaaaaccaCCTACACATAAATTTTTGtacgagcaacaacaaaaaaaaaaaaacaaaatacaaaaaatgaaCTGCAATAATCACAACAaccacaagagcaacagcaacaagcagcaagTGCAACTGTCAACTATTAAATGACATTTAACATGCCTACGAGGGAGCTGCATGGTCTGAAGGAGGCGTAGGACGCCAGAGGGGGCACATGGCAGCATCGTCTGTCGTCGAGCTATGGCTGCATTAGTTTCTTAAAATatcatttcaaatttcaaatcaaGTCATCAGCAGTGCGCCAGGCGGCAACGGATCCAGCCCAAGACACCAGATCGTCGGACCAAGAGACCGGCAGATCGGGAGATCGGGAGATCGGCAGACCGAGTGACTAGAGGAGAACATTCTCTCTGTGTCTCTGACggaattttatttatcagttgttgttgtttttgtttttgttgttgtcgccgaGATTGCATGCACAAgtacacatatatagatattttcaattataatttatatgcgATCATATTCGTATTTTTAGACAAATTAAATCTGTTGTGAGCTCGTCTTGACTATACTTAAGAGCAGCTAGTGCTGCCAAGTGCCAAGTGACTGCAACTAGCTCGaatcgatatagatatataaatatatatataataatatgaaatacataaaaatatatttaaaaagtttattctAGCATTAATATTGCTtgttttataaacattttacagACGTCGCTATATATTCCCTTAACTTGTTGTAAGCTGAGTTGGTAACACGCAGTTGCCACGCTGCTGGTCACACTGTTTTCTGGCCTTTTTTCTGAACTGGCAGCGCCTGCGCATGCAAATGACTTTGcgaattttccattttgctgGGAGCTCTTGAACTCGATCTTTGACTTTTGGCTTTCTGCTGTGGCGCTCTTTAGAAAGTTTTGGCAAATCATAAACGCGACTATCAAAAATGGCGCCAGCAACGCCAGAGGcaccgccaccaccgccgctACCGCATCATGGTCATGGATCACAGCACAACCCAGCGCACAGTTCGGCTTACTTGGGCTGAAGTGAGTTTGGCTTCGAATTTAAATATGCCAAACGAAGTCGTCGTACAGTTGCCTCGATGTCGGATAAGCTGACTCAGTCAgacattcagtcagtcagtcagccagccaaGCGCGTAGGGCTTTACACCCGCTCCCCCTTGCTCTGGATTGTGTGTCCCGGGCACGCATTAGGTGCGCACAAGTCTTGGGTTTTTGGGTCTTATCTAGGTGCCGATGGTGCGGCTCGCAAGTCTCCAGCCCGGGTGCCGCATTCCACCTGCTTTTGGGCACCAGACTGTGCGCCATTTTGGAATTTCGTTTTCTGGACGAATGCCCCTAATatgaattaacaaaaatatatatctatgcgtataaaaataagcataaaaattttaaatttcaaatgttatgctcattgttaaattttaggTGTACGCAAGTTATTCGAATGCTTTtaggtgtttttttttgtatttggctAATTAGCGTAGCTCATGGGAAACACATGGGGAAATGGGTCTTGGTTCAGGCCCGTTTCCACCCGCGACCCATAACccaaatttcatttgaagcATTTATAATGCGAACTTGCTTATTCATATTAGGTTTTTTATTCGtttaatttctgtttttgATTATTActattcttttcttttttataccctgaacccattaaaactgggaataagggtatattgtatgcgcgtctgctt
This window of the Drosophila virilis strain 15010-1051.87 chromosome X, Dvir_AGI_RSII-ME, whole genome shotgun sequence genome carries:
- the LOC6631693 gene encoding uncharacterized protein, whose amino-acid sequence is MISVMKFLQSWVQPMRLTYKAATRVSVRRYSDREDDAPSRKPKTSASAQLAQAMECDTKLESPEPVQRMVELENVRSRINELDQRKLRHKEYVQMLKQLIIKPTNYALEPKLPFKQPMPANNMRQSLRNCSSMEEVLQLTNNPEQLASELVRLSWELATEKRKNDVVLESYLELKQEMLNTKTKAN